TACTCCCCCGCGGTCAAGAACATCTAGGCGGTATGAAAGATGGGGCTCCGGAGCAGAGCAGGTGAGCCGGGTCCTTCGTTGTATGTCCGCTTCTCGGCGTCGTGCCAGGTAAGCGGACTTGCCGCTATCGCCCATTCGTCCTGCCAAGGCGCCCTTCCTCGTGAGCCGCATTCCCGCGGCTCACGAGATGTGCTGTGCAACATGACCGCGCGGGCGTTCCGCTCCCGCCCCCTGGCCAGCCAGAAGGCCGGCTGGTGGGATCCTCACGAGCCCCGAGAGCCCTACCCGCCCGCTCCCATGGCACTGGCCTGCGCGGAGACACAGCAGGCCGAGCAGGCGCGCGCGGCCTTGATGGCAGCTGAAAATGCCCGCCTGTCGGCCGTGCAGACCTCGGCCGAAACCGAGGACGCGCTCCCGCCCGGTCACGGGCGCGAGGACACCTTAGCGTGCTGCACCGCCCGCCACTTCACCGCGACCATCCGCCGTTCCGGCCTGTCGCGGGAGCGTTGGGACATGCTGATGGGCTGGACGGTGGAGAAGCAGAACCGCCGCTGGAGCCGGACCTGTGGGTGGTGATCGTGGACTACCTAGCCGCGGCCTTTCCCGCCCGGCGCAGCAATCCCCGCGCGCGCAACCCCTTCCTGATCGAATGATGCATCCCCCAAGGAAAGCGGTCCCGTGACCCCCGAACAGTTGCGCGTCTTCGTCGCGGTCGCTGAGCGTCAGCACGTGACGCGCGCGGCGGAGGCGCTGCACTTGGCACAATCGGCCGCCAGCGCTGCGATTGCCGCCCTGGAACAGCGCCACGGCGTACCGCTGTTCCACCGGGTCGGGCGGGGGATCGAGCTGACAGAAGAGGGGCACGCCTTCCTGCCGGAGGCGCGTGCCGTGCTGGCCCGTATCGAGGCGGCGGAGCTCGCCCTGGCCGAACTGGGTGGCTTAGTACGCGGCACCCTGCCGATCATGGCGAGCCAGACTGTTTCCGGCTACTGGCTGCCACGCCACCTCGTCGGCTTCCGGCGGGTCTATCCCGGCGTCACCGTACGCCTGTCGATCGGCAACACGGCCCAGGTAGCGGCCGCCGTGCGCGGCGGCACGGCCGAGATCGGCTTCGTGGAGGGCGCCCTCGACGACCCCGAACTGGAAGGCCTCACGGTCGCCACCGACCAGCTCTTGCTGGTGGTCGGCCCGGATCACCCCTGGGTGGAGGCACCGCCCGATACGGTGACGGCCCTGGCTGAGGCCGGGGCCGGAGATTGGGTGCTGCGCGAACTGGGTTCCGGCACCCGTTCCGCCTTCGAGGCGTCGCTGCGCGAGGCGGGGCTGGACCCGGCGGCGCTGGACGTCGCCCTGGAACTACCATCGAACGAGGCAGTGCGGGCAGCGGTGGAGGCAGGCATGGGCGCCACGGTGATCTCCGCCTCCGTTGCGGCCCCCTCGATCGAGGCCGGGCTGCTGCACCACGTGACGCTGCCGATGCCGCAGCGGGCGTTCCGCGCCGTGTGGCACCGGGAGCGGCGCCGTAGCCGAGCCGCTGGGGCGCTGCTCGACCTGATCCATGCCCCGAACCCGCGCTGAGGCACCGGGTCGCCCCGTCACGCCACGCCGAGCAGGCGGATCAGGCCGAGGCTGATCGCCCCGAGCACGACCAGCGACAGCACCACCGCGGCCGTCACCGGCCCGCCGGCGCGTGCCACCACCCGCACGTCCACGCCCAGACCGAGGGCGGCCATCGAGACCACCGTCAGCGCGGTGGCAGCGGTCGCCAGCGGCGGCAGCAGCGCGTCCGGGATGGCACCGAGCGAGCGCAGCGCGATCATCGCGAGGAAACCGAGGATGAACCAGGGCAGCAGCCGATGTAGCGGCAGGCGGCCGGCTTTGGGGCGATCGCCCGCCGTGACGTGCGGGGCGGGCTCGTCCGTCTCCTCCCGCAACCGGGGCGCCAGCAGCGACAGGGTGAGCACCACCGGCCCGAGCATCAGCACGCGCACCAGCTTGACCAGGGTGCCGACCTGTACGGCAATTGCTGCGATCGGCGCGGTGGCGGCCAACACCTGCGGCACGGCGTAGACGGTCAGCCCCGCGAGCACGCCGTACTGATGGCCCGTCAGTCCCAGCAGCGGCGCGAGCAGCGGCAGCCCGAGCACGGCCATCACGCCGAGCACGGCGGTGAAGGCAATGGAGGCCGCCACGTCGTCGCCGTCTGCCCCGATCACGGGCGCCACGGCCGCGATCGCCGAGTTGCCGCAGATGGAGTTGCCGCAGGCCACCAGCAGCGCCATACGCACGGGCAGGCCGAGCAGGCGCCCGATGCCGTAGCTGGCGAGGATGGCGACGGCGACGACGCCGGCGATGCCGAGCAGCATCCACGGTCCGATCGCGAGCACGGTGGCAGCGCTGACGCTGGCGCCGAGCAGGACCACGGCCACCTCGAGCAGGGTCTTGGCCGAGAACTCGATGCCCGGCCTCCAATGCGCCCCGGGTGGCCAAGCGGTGCGAACAGCGGTGCCGATCAGGATCGCCAGCACCAGCGCCTCCAGCCAGGCACGGCCGAAGAGGGCGGCCTCGGCGTGCTCCAGGGCCAGGGCGGCGAGGGTGACCGCGACGCAGAGTGCCACGCCCGGCAAAACCCGTATTGGAAAAGGAGAGTTGGCCGCAGGGACGATAGCCGCCCGGGGCTGTGGTATCGGCGTGATCTTCACGGACATGATCCTTGTGTTGCCCGGAAGATGGCGGAATGGATCGATCGGCTCCAACGCAGCATCGCGTTCAAACCGATCGCTCCCGCGGATGGATGGGCGCGTCACCAACAGATCCAGCGCCTCCGGCGGGCCCGTCAGTGCCCGAGCGCTTCCGCCATCCGGAGATGTTCCCGCAGCACCGGCAACAGGTTCCGTGCCCAGGCCCGGAGCTGCGGGTTGTCGCCGTTCTCGGCATAGCGTTGGAACAGCGAGATCGCATCTCTGTGGGCGGTTAGCTGATCCTCCCGGTACTGCCGGTTGAACTCGTCGCCCATAAGGCCGCGCAACCGCGCCAGCATCGCCTGCCGGCTGCCATCCATCGTTGGTGGGATCGTCGTTCCGCCCGCGTGCCGCCGCACCAGCAGCGTG
The sequence above is a segment of the Roseomonas haemaphysalidis genome. Coding sequences within it:
- a CDS encoding LysR substrate-binding domain-containing protein produces the protein MTPEQLRVFVAVAERQHVTRAAEALHLAQSAASAAIAALEQRHGVPLFHRVGRGIELTEEGHAFLPEARAVLARIEAAELALAELGGLVRGTLPIMASQTVSGYWLPRHLVGFRRVYPGVTVRLSIGNTAQVAAAVRGGTAEIGFVEGALDDPELEGLTVATDQLLLVVGPDHPWVEAPPDTVTALAEAGAGDWVLRELGSGTRSAFEASLREAGLDPAALDVALELPSNEAVRAAVEAGMGATVISASVAAPSIEAGLLHHVTLPMPQRAFRAVWHRERRRSRAAGALLDLIHAPNPR
- a CDS encoding YeiH family protein — protein: MSVKITPIPQPRAAIVPAANSPFPIRVLPGVALCVAVTLAALALEHAEAALFGRAWLEALVLAILIGTAVRTAWPPGAHWRPGIEFSAKTLLEVAVVLLGASVSAATVLAIGPWMLLGIAGVVAVAILASYGIGRLLGLPVRMALLVACGNSICGNSAIAAVAPVIGADGDDVAASIAFTAVLGVMAVLGLPLLAPLLGLTGHQYGVLAGLTVYAVPQVLAATAPIAAIAVQVGTLVKLVRVLMLGPVVLTLSLLAPRLREETDEPAPHVTAGDRPKAGRLPLHRLLPWFILGFLAMIALRSLGAIPDALLPPLATAATALTVVSMAALGLGVDVRVVARAGGPVTAAVVLSLVVLGAISLGLIRLLGVA
- a CDS encoding DUF4142 domain-containing protein, with the protein product MNKLLIAAIALAMGMAPPVSAQSVGERTGLNALVGVSSSTDDFVREAAIGDMFETVSSELAAIRGNVPIRAFAARMNEAHQKSSAELTLLVRRHAGGTTIPPTMDGSRQAMLARLRGLMGDEFNRQYREDQLTAHRDAISLFQRYAENGDNPQLRAWARNLLPVLREHLRMAEALGH